The Solanum pennellii chromosome 4, SPENNV200 genomic interval AAAAGGAGAGCCTAAGATGTCCCAAAGCGCGAGGAAATCAGTTGTTGCTTCTACACCAATAGCAGAGAGGAGAGAAACTTCAAGGTATTTCTTGAGAAGCACAGCTAGTAAGGAGAACAAGAAGCCTCCTTTACCAATCAGCATGGACAAATCTGTGGGGTTATCAGAGAGGAGAACTACAGCCAGAAGAGTTCGGAAAATTTGAGTTGGAATGATTTCCCCCCTTATAGACGTTTGTTGAACAAAAAAGTAAGAAGTAGTAGTTTTTGGATGATTTGGATGGCAAATGTAGTTAGTTCTGTCACAAAATTTTCAGATTAGGGTGTTTGATTTACAACGAAGAGGCTATGTAGCTGATAGCTTCAGTTCACTTTCATGGCTGATTGtaatatgaattttcttttttgtattgcTTATCTTTAAGTTTATTGTGCATGTATTGATGCAATCTTTACATTGCAGAACCAAGACAAGTCTATTGAACTTCTTGCATTGAGAGTTGTGTCCTGCTTATTTTCAGTCAATCCATCTCCATATGTAATTAGTCCTATTGATCCAAATTATTTGGTGTTGTGATATAGTTCTACAAAAGGAAGAAGCTTATTGTTGTAGCAAGTATAGACGGGAAGGACAGaagaacaaagaaaaatgagaagCCTCACCAATCTTAACAAAATTTACCAATATATTCAGCTTGAACTCAATATAAATATGTGCAACTTCAGGATACCAGATTTCCCTCACTAGTTCAGCCAGAAGTACACATTTATATAAGCTGGAAAATGCAAGTTAAAATTCACAGATAACTTGAACAAGTGTATTATCCAAAAATGGAAAGCATCATCCATAAAATAAACCAAAGTAGGATTGGAAATTACTTCAGTCACACTATTTCCAATACATAATAGCTCATTCATCAAAATTTTGGTTACATAAGCtgaagcaaaaagaaaaagaatttgttATATGGTCCTAGTTCAAGTCTTCAGAATGTCACAGGTTGCTAAACAACTCAAGTCTTCAGATTCTCTGGTCATGCAGCTTGTTATCCATATCAAGTTGTAACCAGAAGATACAGAAGGCCCTTTAGATACTCCACTATTTCAGATCCTCCAAGCTTAGAACTTCCAAATACTCTATCAACGAAAGTAATTGGAACCTACAAATAGTAAAATCCAACTTGAATTCAGGCTACCTTTGGAAAGATGAaaagtacataaaaataaaaccaaaCAATGAAGTGGTTGCAGGTGGCTATTGTGAAGAACtgagatgaaaaaaaaaaaaaatacacggAGTGGGGATGGGGGTGCAATTGACTCaggaaaaacaacaataatattgaaGAGAGCTCTCTTAGAAAAATCAAATGGCTTACAGCCGCATAATACAATGTTAGGATGAGAGACAACTGGGGGATAGCAACCAACAAAGCTCCCAGTTTGAGAGCATATAACCAACTAAATGCTTAAGAACTGCCATTAGTTTGCATCATTATTAATATTAGAATAGCACTATGGACATCATAAATTATGCAGTTAGTAGCACGATGCAATAAGAGACAAGATTTTCTTGTCCAAACAAATGTCAATGCAGTGgattaagggcccgtttggataagcttaataaaagcagctttaaaaaagtacttttgaaagtgctgaaacttatttttaaaataagcagttatgcgtttggataaaagtgctgaagttaaaaaaaaaagttgttgatgtgtttggcaaataagtgctgataaacagctttttaaatcaaaatgtctgaaatacccNttaaaaagataaaaatgtggtcaacttaaaacagcttataagctaaaaaaaaaagcagccctaccccaacttttaacttttggcttaaaatatttttttttaaacttaaaataagttattttgagtattgccaaacagttaaataagtcaaaaaccagcttttaagtcagtttgaccagcttttaagctgagccaaacatgCTCTAATTAGTATTCAACAGTAAATCCATGTCTTTAGCTACCTCTTCAATGCGGTAACCTTTTCTTGAAGCCCTAACAATCATCTCCATCTGAAAAACATATCCTTTACTGACACAAGAGCTTATGATGTCTTCTAGTGCAGACTTCCGGTACAGCCTTCAAAACAAGCAATTCAGTTTCAGACAATgattatacaaattacattaATTGTGAGCATTAGAGTATATAAGAGTAAAACACGTGATGATCATTCAGTTTCTTAAGAACAAAAAATCACACAAAACAATGATTCCTGAGACCAAATCAATTTCCCATATAAAAGTACAGtgtcttttttccttttctatgtGGACTTCCCTCCTTTTAGTTATAAGTTTGTAGAAAAATAGGATGTCTTGAACAATTACAACCATTATCTCCCAATCCAGCATTCCATTAGATTTATAATCTCCACGCCGAAGTCCCATATATTAGGAAGTAATCCTAATCTAAGCAACCCCTTATGGTTTATGCAAAGTACATTTCCTAAATATGCTCATAACAATTCATCCTCTACTTCCAAATTAAAACATACCGGAAGGATCCAGTTAAGTCTGATACACCCGGCCAAAGTAGTGTCTGTGCAAGGACATTGGCTCCCCTGCTCGTCAATTTGCGCATAAGGTTCCATCCGTGGACACCACCACTAGAAACATATCGAGTTCCAGTAACTATATTGGCACCTGTCTCCATTTGTTTCCtagacataaaatttaaattatagttCTAGTGCTCACCATTACAAGAAAActgaaatttaagaaaacagATACTCACTTGATAAATCTTGGCAGGTATTTTGGCTGTAAAAAAAGAGTATAAAAGAATCaaccataaaatttaaaatcaaataatctTGGTATAGAGACTAATATTTTATGAGACAGACTAACAATATACAGGCTCACATAATTAAATTCAGGAAGTCACTGATTTTTGGTCCTAcacttttaagttttgatgaAGTGGGCCTACACTATCAAGTTTCAGTTGTCCAAGGAACAAATTGCCCTTTTTCTTACTGTTGAGGGGTGCTGGATGCGGGGGGAACTAAATCACCGCAGGCACAGACAGGATATGCAATAGTGCAACAATGAGGGCGTGAAAAATAACGATTaacccaaaaaataaatttaattattcgATGTACACACCCAGAGCTATTTGAATCGTTTCTTCCCATAACATCAAGCATAAAAAAAAACCCACTGCGCACCACATATCCCCTTTCTGTTCCTTTCCCAACAAAAACACTTGATGTTCCAACAAATAGATAAAGGACATTTCACAACAAAAAGACAAAATATAAAAGGAAACCAAACGAGGCCCTTATCTTCAATCATACTTACATGGTGAGAAAGATCCGCATccataataacaacaaaattgcCTGAGGCATGCTTCAAACCATGAATATATGCAGTGCCTGAGATAA includes:
- the LOC107017898 gene encoding dolichol-phosphate mannosyltransferase subunit 1; translation: MGEKNKYSIIIPTYNERLNIALIIYLVFKHLTDVDFEIIVVDDGSPDGTQDIVKQLQKVYGEDRILLRPRPRKLGLGTAYIHGLKHASGNFVVIMDADLSHHPKYLPRFIKKQMETGANIVTGTRYVSSGGVHGWNLMRKLTSRGANVLAQTLLWPGVSDLTGSFRLYRKSALEDIISSCVSKGYVFQMEMIVRASRKGYRIEEVPITFVDRVFGSSKLGGSEIVEYLKGLLYLLVTT